One Urocitellus parryii isolate mUroPar1 chromosome 8, mUroPar1.hap1, whole genome shotgun sequence DNA window includes the following coding sequences:
- the Nelfe gene encoding negative elongation factor E, which translates to MLVIPPGLSEEEEALQKKFNKLKKKKKALLALKKQSSSSTASQGGVKRSLSEQPVVDTATATEQAKQLVKSGAISAIKAETKNSGFKRSRTLEGKLKDPEKGPVPTFQPFQRSISADDDLQESSRRPQRKSLYESFVSSSDRLWELGPDGEEAEGPASGDGPPRSFDWGYEERGSARSSTSPPRSRDRSHERNRDRDRDRDRERDRDRDRDRDRDRDRDRDRDRDRDRDRDRDRDRDRDREGPFRRSDSFPERRAPRKGNTLYVYGEDMTPTLLRGAFSPFGNIIDLSMDPPRNCAFVTYEKMESADQAVAELNGTQVESVQLKVNIARKQPMLDAATGKSLWGSLAVQNSPKGCHRDKRTQIVYNDDVYEENLVDDF; encoded by the exons ATGTTGGTGATACCCCCCGGACTGagcgaggaggaggaggctctGCAGAAGAAATTCAACAAACTCAAGAAAAAG AAAAAGGCATTGCTGGCTCTGAAGAAGCAAAGTAGCAGCAGCACAGCCAGCCAAGGTGGCGTCAAACGCT CACTGTCAGAGCAGCCTGTGGTGGACACAGCTACAGCAACAGAGCAGGCAAAGCAACTGGTGAAGTCAGGGGCTATCAGTGCCATCAAAGCCGAGACCAAGAACTCAGGCTTCAAACGTTCTCGAACCCTAGAGGGGAAGCTAAAG GACCCTGAGAAGGGGCCAGTCCCTACTTTCCAGCCCTTCCAGAGGAGCATATCTGCTGACGATGACCTGCAGGAG TCATCCAGACGTCCCCAGAGGAAATCTTTGTATGAGAG CTTTGTATCTTCTAGTGATAGACTTTGGGAACTAGGGCCAGATGGAGAAGAAGCAGAGGGCCCAGCGTCTGGTGATGGTCCCCCTCGAAGCTTTGACTGGGGCTATGAAGAACGTGGCAGTGCTCGCTCCTCAACCTCCCCTCCCCGAAGCCGGGACCGCAGCCACGAGAGGAACCGGGACAGAGACCGAGACCGAGATCGGGAGCGGGACAGAGATCGAGATCGAGATCGGGACCGGGATCGAGACAGAGACCGAGATCGAGATAGAGACAGGGATCGAGATCGAGACCGGGACAGGGATAGAGACCGAGACCGAGAGGGCCCTTTCCGTA GGTCGGACTCATTCCCTGAACGCCGGGCCCCTCGGAAGGGGAACACTCTGTACGTGTATGGAGAAGACATGACACCCACTCTCCTCCGAGGGGCCTTCTCTCCCTTTGGAAACATCATTGACCTCTCCATGGACCCACCCAGAAA CTGTGCCTTCGTCACCTATGAAAAGATGGAGTCAGCAGATCAGGCCGTTGCCGAG CTCAACGGGACCCAGGTGGAGTCCGTACAGCTCAAAGTCAACATAGCCCGAAAACAGCCCATGCTGGATGCTGCTACTGGCAAGTCTCTCTGGGGCTCCCTTG ctGTCCAGAATAGCCCTAAGGGTTGCCACCGGGACAAGAGGACCCAGATTGTCTACAATGATGATGTCTATGAGGAAAACCTTGTGGATGACTTCTAG
- the Cfb gene encoding complement factor B has protein sequence MGCHLSPHLCLVSLVLGLLPGGVNTIPLLAQPQGSCSLEGVEIKGGSFQLLQEGKTLEYICPSGFYPYPVQTRTCRSTGSWSSLKTQDQKIVKKAECRAIYCPRPQEFENGYYWPRSSYYNVSDEISFQCYHGYILRGSANRTCQVNGRWDGQTAICDDGAGYCPNPGIPIGTRKVGSQYRLEDTVTYHCSRGLTLRGSQQRKCQEGGSWSGTEPSCQDTFMYDTPQEVAEAFLSSLTETIEGVDAEDGHSPGEQQKRKIVLDPSGSMNIYLVLDGSDSIGTGNFTGAKRCLANLIEKIASYGVRPRYALVTYATEPKVVIRVSDQKSSDADWVTEKLNQISYEDHKLKTGTNTKRALQAVYNMMNWAGDVPPEGWNRTRHVIILMTDGLYNMGGDPVTIIGEIRDLLDIGRDRKNPREDYLDVYVFGVGPLVDEVNINALASKKDNERHVFKVKDMENLEDVFYQMIDETQTLGLCGMVWEHRKGTDYHKQPWHAKISVTRPLKGHENCMGAVVSEYFVLTAAHCFIVDDQKHSIKVSVGGKRQDLEIEEVLFHPNYNINGKKEKGISEFYDYDVALIKLKNKLKYSETLRPICLPCTEGTTRALRLPQTATCKQHKEELLPVKDVKAMFVSEEEKKLTRKEVYIKNGDKKASCERDAQYAPGYDKVKDISEVVTPRFLCTGGVYPYADPNTCKGDSGGPLIIHKKSRFIQVGVISWGVVDVCKDHRLQQQVPAHARDFHVNLFQVLPWLKEKLKDEDLGFL, from the exons ATGGGGTGCCATCTCAGCCCCCACCTCTGTCTGGTATCTTTGGTCTTGGGCCTCTTGCCCGGAG GTGTGAACACAATTCCATTGCTGGCCCAGCCCCAAGGCTCCTGCTCTCTGGAGGGGGTAGAGATCAAAGGTGGCTCCTTCCAACTTCTCCAAGAGGGCAAGACCCTGGAGTACATATGTCCCTCTGGCTTCTACCCATATCCTGTCCAGACACGCACCTGCAGATCCACAGGGTCCTGGAGTTCCCTAAAGACTCAAGACCAAAAGATTGTCAAGAAAGCAGAGTGCAGAG CGATTTACTGCCCAAGACCTCAGGAATTTGAGAATGGGTACTACTGGCCCAGGTCTTCTTATTACAATGTGAGCGATGAGATCTCTTTCCAATGCTACCATGGATACATTCTCCGGGGCTCTGCCAATCGCACCTGCCAAGTAAATGGCCGGTGGGATGGGCAAACAGCAATCTGCGATGATGGAG CGGGGTACTGCCCAAACCCGGGCATTCCCATTGGCACAAGGAAGGTGGGAAGCCAGTACCGCCTTGAAGACACAGTCACTTACCACTGTAGCCGGGGGCTTACCCTGCGTGGCTCCCAACAGCGAAAATGCCAGGAAGGTGGATCTTGGAGTGGGACAGAGCCTTCCTGCCAAG ACACCTTCATGTATGACACCCCTCAAGAGGTGGCCGAAGCCTTCTTGTCTTCCCTGACAGAGACCATAGAAGGAGTTGATGCTGAGGACGGGCACAGCCCAG GGGAACAACAGAAGCGGAAGATTGTCCTGGATCCCTCAGGCTCCATGAACATCTACCTGGTGCTGGATGGATCTGACAGCATTGGGACCGGCAACTTCACAGGGGCTAAGAGGTGTCTCGCCAACTTAATTGAGAAG ATAGCAAGTTATGGGGTGAGGCCAAGATATGCTCTAGTGACATATGCCACAGAACCCAAAGTTGTGATCAGAGTATCTGATCAAAAGAGCAGCGATGCAGACTGGGTCACAGAGAAACTCAACCAAATCAGTTACGAAG ACCACAAATTGAAGACAGGGACTAATACCAAGAGGGCCCTCCAGGCAGTGTACAACATGATGAACTGGGCAGGAGATGTCCCCCCTGAAGGCTGGAACCGTACCCGCCACGTCATCATCCTGATGACTGATG GCTTATACAACATGGGTGGGGATCCAGTCACTATTATTGGTGAGATCCGGGACTTGCTGGACATTGGCAGGGATCGCAAAAACCCAAGGGAGGATTATTTGG ATGTATATGTGTTTGGGGTCGGGCCTCTGGTGGACGAAGTGAACATCAATGCTTTGGCTTCCAAGAAGGACAATGAGCGGCATGTGTTCAAAGTCAAGGACATGGAAAATCTGGAGGACGTTTTCTACCAAATGATTG ATGAAACCCAGACTCTGGGGCTCTGCGGCATGGTTTGGGAACACAGGAAAGGTACTGATTACCACAAGCAACCATGGCATGCCAAGATCTCAGTCACT CGCCCTTTGAAGGGACATGAGAACTGTATGGGGGCTGTGGTGTCTGAGTACTTTGTGCTGACAGCGGCACACTGTTTCATTGTGGATGACCAAAAACACTCAATCAAGGTCAGCGTGG GAGGGAAGAGGCAGGACCTGGAGATAGAAGAAGTCCTATTTCACCCCAACTACAACATcaatgggaaaaaggaaaaaggaatttcTGAATTTTATGACTATGACGTTGCCTTGATCAAGCTCAAGAATAAACTGAAGTACAGCGAGACTCTTAG GCCCATTTGTCTGCCCTGCACCGAGGGAACAACTCGAGCTTTGCGACTCCCTCAGACAGCCACTTGCAAGCAACACA AGGAAGAGCTGCTCCCTGTCAAGGATGTCAAAGCAATGTTTGtttctgaggaagagaaaaagctgactcGAAAGGAGGTTTACATCAAGAATGGGGATAAG AAAGCCAGCTGTGAGAGAGATGCTCAATATGCTCCAGGCTATGATAAAGTCAAGGATATCTCAGAAGTTGTCACCCCTAGGTTCCTCTGCACTGGAGGGGTATATCCCTATGCTGATCCCAATACTTGCAAAG GTGACTCTGGTGGTCCTCTGATTATTCACAAGAAAAGTCGCTTCATTCAA GTTGGTGTGATCAGCTGGGGAGTAGTGGATGTCTGCAAAGACCACAGACTGCAACAGCAGGTACCTGCTCACGCCCGGGACTTTCACGTCAATCTCTTCCAAGTGCTGCCCTGGCTCAAGGAGAAACTCAAAGATGAGGATCTGGGTTTTCTATGA